One segment of Parachlamydia acanthamoebae DNA contains the following:
- a CDS encoding Npt1/Npt2 family nucleotide transporter, with amino-acid sequence MTQPLLSEFGPLRSIIWPIHTHELKRIVPLLLMLLLICFNYTVLRNMKDAVVVTASGAEVIPFIKVWVMLPMAVLLTYLFTKLADRYSQEQVFYIVMATFLLFYALFAFVIYPQREALHLHQTADLVEQYLPTGFRGLISMFRYWSFTVFYVISEMWSNIVMTVLFWGFVNEITKINEASRFYGVLSAGANISAIIAGQAAIYISKADGFSLPFGNDPWEQSMMTLVLAVIISGMGAMIIFRWMNKNVLNDKNYTALHSSSKPLKKKKKLSLRESFGYLSKSKYLLYIAVIVVAYNLVINLIEVVWKDQVKQLYPSPADFNVYMNNLASVIGVVSTFMSFFMAHIINRMGWTKTALITPIVMCVTCGGFFTFLFFQDHLGGMALALTGFAPLTISVFFGFAQNCLSKAAKYSVFDATKEMAFIPLDHDLKLKGKAAIDGVGSRLGKSGGSLIHQGLLMIFGTFTGSAPFVAGILMGVIAIWITATRALGKQFGSLTHTEEEEEKLQPAIKAKDQPAVA; translated from the coding sequence ATGACTCAGCCTTTACTTTCTGAATTCGGTCCTCTTCGATCAATAATTTGGCCAATTCATACACATGAATTAAAAAGAATCGTCCCCCTTCTGTTGATGCTATTGCTCATCTGCTTCAACTACACGGTTCTTCGCAACATGAAAGATGCTGTCGTTGTCACAGCTTCTGGTGCCGAAGTGATTCCATTCATTAAAGTCTGGGTCATGCTTCCAATGGCAGTCCTTCTCACCTATTTATTCACTAAACTCGCAGATCGGTATAGCCAAGAACAAGTTTTTTATATTGTCATGGCAACCTTTCTCCTTTTTTATGCTCTCTTTGCTTTTGTTATCTATCCTCAGCGTGAAGCTCTTCACCTTCATCAAACCGCTGACCTTGTTGAACAATATCTTCCCACAGGTTTTCGCGGACTCATCTCCATGTTCCGCTACTGGTCATTCACCGTGTTTTACGTGATTTCCGAAATGTGGAGCAATATTGTCATGACAGTCCTCTTCTGGGGATTTGTTAATGAGATCACAAAGATTAATGAAGCCAGCCGTTTTTACGGGGTCTTAAGTGCCGGAGCTAACATATCGGCGATTATCGCAGGACAAGCCGCTATCTATATCTCAAAAGCTGACGGCTTTAGCTTACCGTTTGGTAACGATCCTTGGGAACAAAGCATGATGACACTTGTCTTAGCTGTGATTATCTCAGGTATGGGTGCCATGATCATCTTTAGATGGATGAATAAAAACGTCCTGAATGATAAAAATTACACAGCGCTACACTCCTCTTCAAAGCCACTTAAAAAGAAAAAGAAGCTCTCTTTGCGAGAAAGCTTTGGATATCTCTCTAAATCCAAATATCTTCTCTACATCGCAGTGATTGTGGTGGCTTACAACCTCGTGATTAACCTGATCGAAGTTGTCTGGAAAGACCAAGTGAAGCAGTTGTATCCGTCCCCTGCCGACTTTAACGTGTACATGAATAACTTAGCTTCAGTAATTGGAGTTGTTTCCACCTTTATGTCCTTCTTCATGGCACATATCATCAATCGAATGGGATGGACTAAAACAGCGTTGATCACACCAATCGTGATGTGTGTGACATGTGGTGGGTTCTTTACCTTCCTATTCTTCCAAGACCACTTGGGAGGCATGGCACTCGCACTGACAGGATTTGCTCCTCTGACAATCTCCGTCTTCTTCGGATTCGCCCAAAACTGCTTAAGCAAAGCAGCTAAATACTCCGTGTTTGACGCGACGAAAGAGATGGCCTTTATCCCGTTAGATCACGATCTCAAGTTAAAAGGAAAAGCTGCAATCGATGGAGTTGGTTCTCGCTTAGGCAAATCTGGAGGATCTCTGATTCACCAAGGATTGCTCATGATCTTCGGAACATTTACAGGTAGTGCACCATTTGTCGCAGGAATCTTGATGGGAGTTATCGCCATCTGGATTACAGCTACGCGAGCTTTAGGAAAACAATTTGGAAGCCTCACTCACACGGAAGAAGAGGAAGAAAAATTGCAACCAGCTATTAAAGCCAAAGATCAACCAGCCGTTGCATAA
- a CDS encoding Npt1/Npt2 family nucleotide transporter, producing MENSAYGNPVFSKWRAMLWPVHRDELLKLIPLLIIFFFISFDYNVLRTMKDTLVVTAKSSGAEVIPFIKLWVLLPGALLMTFLFTRLSNRWSQEKVFYVMVSTFLIFFFLFTFFLYPNREFLHPHQTADALEKILPHGLKGLVAMFRNWTLTLFYVMSELWSNIILSMLFWGFANQVTRINEAKRFYGIFGIGANLSGIFAGQASVFLCQTVYNPNLPFGQDAWEQTLILLVSLVIVVGIVAMLLFRWLHKKVLSLPRFYDNETVEQEKEAKGKLSIRETFGFLLRSRYMLCIAIITITYNLVINLVEVVWKHQLRELYPDPIQFNLYMNQVSTIIGIVATTTAIFISGNMIRKFGWTFTALLTPIILLATSIGFFSFFFFRDSLSHIVNITLGTTPLAVVVFFGSAQNILCRGAKYTVFDATKEMAFVPLDVKSKLKGKAAIDGVCSRLGKSGGSLIHQSLLVTFSTIMASAPYVAGFLLVIIAIWMYATRYLGAQFNELTSSGSKSILHEKKPIKPRLIEEAV from the coding sequence GTGGAAAATTCCGCTTACGGAAATCCTGTATTTAGTAAATGGCGGGCAATGCTTTGGCCCGTTCACCGCGATGAGTTACTCAAACTCATTCCTCTGTTAATTATTTTCTTTTTTATTTCCTTCGATTATAATGTCCTCAGGACGATGAAAGATACTTTAGTTGTCACAGCTAAATCATCAGGCGCTGAAGTCATCCCCTTTATTAAGCTGTGGGTCCTTCTACCTGGCGCTCTTTTGATGACTTTTTTATTTACTCGGCTATCCAATCGTTGGTCACAAGAAAAAGTTTTCTATGTGATGGTTTCTACGTTTCTAATTTTCTTTTTCTTATTCACCTTCTTTCTCTATCCGAACCGTGAATTTTTACACCCACATCAAACTGCCGATGCTTTAGAAAAGATTTTACCTCATGGATTAAAAGGGCTCGTTGCCATGTTCCGCAACTGGACATTGACACTGTTTTATGTCATGTCAGAGCTTTGGAGCAATATCATTTTATCTATGCTCTTTTGGGGTTTTGCTAATCAAGTCACTCGCATCAATGAAGCCAAACGCTTTTATGGCATTTTTGGTATAGGAGCTAACTTATCCGGAATTTTTGCTGGACAAGCATCTGTTTTTCTTTGCCAAACAGTCTATAATCCAAATTTGCCATTTGGACAAGATGCATGGGAACAAACACTTATTTTGCTGGTTTCGCTTGTGATCGTAGTTGGAATTGTCGCCATGCTCTTATTCCGCTGGCTCCACAAAAAAGTACTTTCTCTCCCACGTTTTTATGATAATGAAACAGTTGAACAGGAAAAAGAGGCAAAAGGAAAGCTTTCTATCCGAGAAACTTTCGGCTTTCTTCTCCGTTCTCGTTACATGCTTTGTATCGCAATCATTACCATTACTTATAACCTCGTCATTAACCTGGTTGAAGTAGTGTGGAAGCACCAATTGCGAGAACTTTATCCTGATCCGATTCAATTTAACCTTTATATGAATCAGGTCTCCACCATCATTGGGATCGTCGCAACAACCACAGCGATCTTTATCTCAGGCAACATGATTCGTAAATTTGGCTGGACCTTTACAGCACTGTTAACTCCGATCATTCTGCTTGCCACCAGCATTGGCTTCTTCTCGTTCTTCTTCTTTAGGGATTCCCTTTCACACATTGTTAATATCACACTAGGAACGACACCGCTTGCTGTCGTGGTATTCTTTGGATCTGCCCAAAATATCTTATGCCGTGGTGCTAAATACACTGTATTTGACGCAACCAAAGAAATGGCTTTTGTTCCTTTGGATGTGAAAAGCAAACTAAAAGGCAAAGCTGCTATTGATGGAGTCTGTTCCCGTTTAGGAAAGTCTGGTGGATCCTTGATTCACCAGAGCTTATTGGTCACTTTTTCAACGATTATGGCAAGTGCTCCATATGTTGCTGGATTTTTATTAGTGATTATTGCAATCTGGATGTACGCTACGCGTTATTTAGGAGCGCAGTTTAATGAATTAACTTCGTCAGGCTCAAAATCGATTCTTCATGAAAAGAAACCGATTAAACCTCGGTTAATTGAAGAGGCTGTTTAA
- a CDS encoding phosphoglycerate kinase, with the protein MSKLSLSQLPIKGKKVLVRVDFNVPLDREQKITDDTRIRASLPTIQYILDSGGAVILMSHLGRPKGKSSAEFSLKPCATRLSELLNHPVIMAPDCIGNETHQLAANLQPGQILLLENLRFHLGEEHPEKEPSFTQQLASLGDVYVNDAFGTAHRAHASTAEITRYFPGKAAAGFLLEKEVKYLNSSLVQPTRPFYAIIGGAKISTKIGVLESLLQKADAILIGGGMAYTFLKAQGLAIGDSIHEDEFLDKAKQLLALSQSGRAKIILPQDLVIADSLSKDAVVQIIPTEQGIPSSFQGVDIGPQTIQNFTTILQDAATIFWNGPLGVFEIEPFSKGTYAIAHVLAESSATTIVGGGDSIAALQSAGLAEKITHLSTGGGASLEYIEFGTLPGIEALSDATS; encoded by the coding sequence ATGTCCAAACTCTCACTTTCACAACTTCCCATTAAAGGTAAAAAAGTGCTTGTTAGAGTGGACTTTAATGTTCCTCTTGATCGAGAACAAAAAATCACTGACGATACCAGAATTCGGGCTTCCCTCCCAACGATTCAGTACATTCTGGACAGTGGGGGTGCCGTGATTTTGATGAGTCATCTGGGCCGTCCTAAAGGCAAATCATCTGCGGAATTTTCTCTGAAACCCTGTGCAACCCGTCTTTCTGAATTGCTTAATCATCCTGTTATAATGGCTCCTGATTGCATAGGAAATGAAACACATCAACTGGCCGCCAATTTGCAACCAGGTCAAATCCTTTTGCTTGAAAACCTGCGTTTTCACTTAGGAGAAGAACACCCTGAAAAAGAACCTTCATTTACTCAACAATTGGCTTCTCTAGGAGATGTCTATGTTAATGATGCTTTCGGCACAGCTCACCGTGCACATGCCTCTACGGCAGAAATCACACGCTATTTTCCTGGAAAAGCCGCAGCCGGTTTTTTGCTTGAAAAAGAGGTGAAGTATTTAAACAGTTCACTTGTCCAACCTACTCGCCCGTTTTATGCCATCATTGGAGGGGCAAAAATCTCTACAAAGATTGGGGTTCTAGAAAGTCTGTTACAGAAAGCGGATGCCATTCTCATAGGAGGTGGCATGGCGTACACATTCTTAAAAGCACAAGGTCTTGCAATTGGAGACTCCATTCATGAAGATGAATTCCTAGACAAAGCCAAACAGTTGTTGGCTCTCTCCCAATCAGGTAGAGCAAAAATTATTTTACCGCAAGATCTGGTCATTGCAGATTCTCTTTCAAAAGATGCTGTAGTTCAAATTATCCCAACTGAACAAGGCATTCCTTCATCTTTCCAAGGAGTAGATATTGGACCTCAAACAATTCAAAACTTTACCACAATTTTACAAGATGCAGCCACGATCTTTTGGAATGGTCCGCTTGGTGTTTTTGAAATTGAACCTTTTTCTAAAGGAACGTATGCGATCGCACATGTTTTAGCAGAGTCTTCCGCAACTACCATTGTGGGTGGAGGGGATTCGATTGCCGCCCTTCAATCCGCTGGACTTGCCGAAAAAATTACCCATCTTTCTACTGGAGGGGGTGCGTCTTTAGAATATATTGAATTTGGAACTTTGCCAGGTATTGAAGCTTTGAGTGATGCAACTTCATGA
- the pdxH gene encoding pyridoxamine 5'-phosphate oxidase, with amino-acid sequence MEEKNQPMRREYAKLELRRKDLLANPVEQFHRWFQEAIKEEKTEPNAMTLSTANLAGRPSSRIVLLKYFDQQGFVFFTNLESRKARELQENPLGAINFFWNTLERQVNIEGSVVLLPSAESRDYFSNRPRASQIGAWASRQDVELKSREQLEQTYAQLLKQYEGQQIPLPPFWGGFRLIPSRFEFWQGRTNRLHDRFEYTFQLQQNQWEIRRLSP; translated from the coding sequence ATGGAAGAGAAAAATCAACCCATGCGTCGAGAGTATGCCAAATTGGAATTGAGGCGGAAAGATTTGTTAGCAAATCCAGTCGAACAATTTCATAGATGGTTTCAAGAGGCTATAAAAGAAGAGAAAACGGAGCCTAATGCCATGACTTTATCAACAGCCAATTTAGCGGGACGGCCTTCATCGCGAATTGTGCTTCTCAAGTATTTTGATCAACAGGGTTTTGTTTTTTTTACAAATCTGGAGAGTCGGAAAGCGCGCGAATTGCAGGAAAATCCTTTGGGGGCAATTAATTTTTTTTGGAACACGTTGGAAAGACAAGTCAACATTGAAGGGTCGGTGGTTTTATTGCCCTCTGCAGAATCTAGGGACTATTTTTCTAATCGTCCAAGGGCAAGCCAAATAGGGGCTTGGGCATCCAGGCAAGATGTCGAATTAAAATCAAGAGAGCAGCTTGAGCAGACTTATGCGCAGTTGCTCAAGCAATATGAAGGGCAGCAAATACCTCTACCCCCATTTTGGGGAGGTTTTCGTCTAATCCCCTCGCGTTTCGAATTTTGGCAAGGACGGACAAATAGGCTCCATGATCGCTTTGAATATACGTTTCAATTGCAACAAAATCAGTGGGAGATTAGACGATTATCTCCTTAG
- a CDS encoding TraR/DksA family transcriptional regulator translates to MALKKTEVAKFKKRLEEMRDHLTRMLKGSTEEVKKPDEATGYSQHQADQGTDDFDRTINLEVTTREYAILRQIDRALEKIHDNTYGICDVTGEEIPLARLEAVPYASMTVKAQEKLEKGLI, encoded by the coding sequence ATGGCGCTGAAAAAAACTGAAGTGGCAAAATTTAAAAAAAGACTAGAAGAGATGCGCGATCATCTGACGCGTATGTTGAAAGGATCGACGGAAGAAGTCAAGAAACCTGACGAAGCGACCGGCTATTCTCAACATCAAGCTGATCAAGGAACCGATGACTTTGACAGAACAATCAATTTGGAAGTAACGACAAGAGAATATGCGATTTTGAGACAAATTGATCGTGCACTGGAAAAAATTCACGATAATACATACGGGATTTGTGATGTGACTGGTGAAGAAATTCCTCTTGCACGTTTAGAAGCAGTTCCTTATGCTTCCATGACTGTGAAAGCTCAAGAAAAGTTAGAGAAAGGTCTCATTTAG
- the lspA gene encoding signal peptidase II yields the protein MMKFKAFWISIVVLMSDMISKYYAFHYLPKPLFESYWYPYGGIPVFQDFFGVQFSLNYVENRGAIGGIFADFQEYLLVFRILLIASLFCYLLFYRYEKKLEIPLALIIGGAVGNIVDYFLYGHVVDMLHFVLWGYDYPVFNLADSAICIGIVWIFLYSFVSTSPKSSTKANV from the coding sequence ATGATGAAGTTTAAAGCATTCTGGATTAGTATCGTCGTTTTGATGTCGGATATGATATCTAAGTATTATGCTTTTCACTATTTGCCTAAGCCCTTGTTTGAATCTTACTGGTATCCCTACGGTGGGATACCGGTTTTCCAAGATTTTTTTGGGGTTCAATTTTCACTGAATTACGTGGAAAATAGAGGTGCAATCGGAGGGATATTTGCCGATTTTCAAGAGTATCTGCTTGTTTTCCGCATTCTTTTAATTGCCTCATTATTTTGTTATTTACTTTTTTATCGTTACGAAAAAAAGTTAGAAATCCCCCTTGCTTTGATTATTGGGGGGGCAGTCGGAAATATTGTCGATTATTTTTTGTATGGACATGTTGTCGATATGCTTCACTTTGTTCTGTGGGGTTATGATTATCCCGTTTTCAATTTGGCTGATTCAGCCATATGCATTGGAATTGTCTGGATTTTCCTTTATTCCTTTGTTTCCACTTCACCTAAGTCTTCTACAAAAGCGAATGTATGA
- a CDS encoding glycerophosphodiester phosphodiesterase, giving the protein MDIFFQTSLHPNLPLTAPIANIAHRGNSKDAPENTLCAFQQALDIGVDYIEIDVHLTKDGIPIVIHDLFLSRTLPHARGSVADFSFSELQKWDAGIWFDPNFAGQKVPSLEDVLVLCRGKCGLMVEIKEGSASPNELAEVVLKIISAEANKVVVGSLSSEIMKALRERQSSQPLVSIIEEEKEWQQHVQYEPDIVAMHYGLITQRMLSLLKQMKKKVWVWTVDDPGMMNYLIQAHVDGIISNCPRELKQVLSLR; this is encoded by the coding sequence ATGGATATCTTTTTTCAAACTTCCTTACATCCTAATCTTCCTCTTACGGCTCCGATTGCAAATATAGCGCATCGTGGAAATTCTAAAGATGCTCCAGAAAATACTTTGTGCGCTTTTCAGCAAGCACTGGATATCGGCGTGGACTATATCGAAATAGATGTGCATTTAACGAAGGATGGAATTCCTATTGTTATTCACGATCTTTTTCTTTCACGGACATTGCCACATGCTAGGGGCTCGGTCGCAGACTTTAGCTTTTCAGAACTGCAAAAGTGGGATGCTGGCATATGGTTTGATCCTAATTTTGCAGGTCAAAAAGTCCCTTCTCTGGAAGATGTATTGGTTTTATGCAGAGGGAAATGTGGCTTGATGGTGGAGATTAAAGAGGGCTCGGCTTCTCCCAATGAATTAGCTGAAGTTGTCTTGAAAATCATTTCGGCAGAAGCGAATAAAGTTGTGGTAGGATCTTTATCATCAGAAATTATGAAAGCCTTACGAGAAAGACAGTCTTCCCAGCCTCTAGTTTCGATTATTGAGGAGGAGAAAGAGTGGCAGCAACATGTTCAGTACGAACCCGACATTGTCGCCATGCACTATGGATTGATCACCCAAAGAATGCTGAGTCTGTTAAAGCAGATGAAAAAGAAAGTGTGGGTGTGGACTGTAGATGATCCTGGAATGATGAATTATCTTATCCAAGCTCACGTGGATGGCATTATTTCGAACTGTCCACGTGAACTTAAACAGGTATTGAGTTTGCGCTAG